One Sphingopyxis macrogoltabida genomic region harbors:
- a CDS encoding hemerythrin domain-containing protein gives MAETKIFARLKADHDRHRKLLDQIDATQGDSDDREKLFEAFRIEVTAHAASEEMSLYATMLADPDLREEAQHSVSEHKEIDDMLTELYEMDFASTGWLTRFRTMKHRYLHHIDEEEEEMFPAAEKELSDARKKELIKIFEKEKPKEKAKAAAEEPSSEEARD, from the coding sequence ATGGCAGAAACGAAAATCTTCGCCCGGCTGAAGGCCGACCACGACCGGCACCGCAAATTGCTCGACCAGATCGATGCGACGCAGGGCGACAGCGACGACCGCGAAAAGCTGTTCGAGGCGTTTCGCATCGAGGTGACCGCGCATGCGGCGTCCGAAGAGATGTCGCTTTACGCGACGATGCTCGCCGATCCCGACCTCCGCGAAGAGGCGCAGCACAGCGTGTCGGAGCATAAGGAAATCGACGACATGCTCACTGAACTCTATGAGATGGATTTTGCCTCGACCGGCTGGCTGACGCGTTTTCGCACGATGAAGCACCGCTATCTCCACCATATCGACGAGGAGGAGGAAGAGATGTTCCCTGCCGCCGAGAAGGAGCTGTCCGACGCGCGGAAGAAGGAACTGATCAAGATTTTCGAAAAGGAAAAGCCGAAGGAAAAGGCAAAGGCGGCGGCCGAGGAGCCGTCGAGCGAAGAGGCGCGGGACTAA